The segment ACACCATACCTCTTCTTCATCTCTCTGAATAATTTACGCATTTTCCTGAGCTGATTACTGTAAGAAGTATTTTGAGAAAGGTTATCAATTTCATGTGGATCTGATCTGGTATCAAAAAGCTCCTCGTAGTTATGCTCAATGAAATTCATATACTTAAAATCCTTGGTTACTACACCTTCAACCATTGGGATGCGGGGGCTGCCAAGAAAATAATGCTGGTAGAAAAAATGTTCTCTTTCAGGAATATTTCCCTGAACAACATCTATCAGATTTACACCTTGCATAAAGTCCGGCACTTTTATTTCGGCCAACGACAGAATTGTTGGAGCAATATCAATATTCAAAGCAACCTGTTGAGCCTTCAGATTTTTGATCTTATCAGGAGTTCTTGGATCATAGATAATTAGTGGCACTCTGATTGATTCTTCATAGCCAAACCATTTCCCTTCAATATTTTTTTCGCCCAGCATCATTCCATTATCACCCATAAAAATGATGACTGTATTTTTATCAAGACCTTTCTCTTTCAACTTGTGAACCATTCTGCCGATTGCATCGTCTACACCTGTAATTAAGCGGTAATAATTCTTAACATTTTCCTGATACAACTCCGGCGTTCCCAAAAGACCCTTCCAGCGAACTCTTGCAAAATTTGAATCGGTTCTGAAAAAATCCGGGAACTGATTCCAATACGTTTCTTTCGCTGTTACAGGATAGGGGATTGTTACATCTTTGTACAACTGCTCATAGCCCGGCTGTACAAAGTATTTTGGAGGATTTCCATCTT is part of the Lacibacter sediminis genome and harbors:
- a CDS encoding sulfatase family protein gives rise to the protein MVKPIMKSLLLIVYIVFLPLLLLAQSNKPNIIFILTDDQRWDALGVMGNTILKTPNLDNLANNGILFRNAYVTTSICCVSRASILTGAYQNKHKINDFVTDMSKDVLTATYPYLLKQNGYQVGFIGKYGIGTAPPKEQYDFWVNTEDGGKMQPDYIQTFENGRRLHDTDTLSNAIQTFLDGYSGKQPFCLSVSFKAPHEQDGNPPKYFVQPGYEQLYKDVTIPYPVTAKETYWNQFPDFFRTDSNFARVRWKGLLGTPELYQENVKNYYRLITGVDDAIGRMVHKLKEKGLDKNTVIIFMGDNGMMLGEKNIEGKWFGYEESIRVPLIIYDPRTPDKIKNLKAQQVALNIDIAPTILSLAEIKVPDFMQGVNLIDVVQGNIPEREHFFYQHYFLGSPRIPMVEGVVTKDFKYMNFIEHNYEELFDTRSDPHEIDNLSQNTSYSNQLRKMRKLFREMKKRYGVDINHNAPNNERF